The Cheilinus undulatus linkage group 17, ASM1832078v1, whole genome shotgun sequence genomic sequence taaTACTGCCtctgttgtcccattattgTCACTCTtagccccttttcactactttttatgctaatttttgccaatttaaccacattttactatttgtaatgcccatttctgccactttgaagCCAatattgacacttttaacactttttaaaatcactttttatgtcagtttttgcccctctaacccatttttgccaattttttcctaattttttgccaatttcatcaaatttttgccacttttaatcaatttctgaagcttttaaaatcccatctcaccaccttttccaccattttttgtcatatttttacccattttatttctgatttaaaaaaaaggatttacatttttaagatgactatatactatggcacaaataataaaaaactcCCACAATTTTAGCTTTAATAACAATGACAGTGACTTcatggctgggccccagaaaactctctcctttatcccaccttatggacagccttgtctgcacatgactattcttgactattcttcatggctgtgttcaaccaccttcaggtacagtgggatCCTTTGTCTctgtcacctttattttgggggtcgcaggctgaaaagtttgagaatccCTGCTCTAAACAATGGTGGCTGGAGAAGAGATTAGCACCTGTTTCTACTCATTTATTAGCTGGTGGTCAGCTGAGTATAGGCGTTCACCCTCTTAAGTACTCAGATAAATAGATTCCGCCACAGCctcgtttgaccaatcatcacgcacctgtcatattttacatCTGTCATTccctctttcacagtcagcctgtcatttcagtgtgagtgctgcaaccctcctccaccccagccaccccCACTGAGTTCATCAGCACCTTGTCCATATCGTCACAGGTCTtttgctcatctcatcctgcataccttAGTCTCCTCCTCCAAACCACATGATCCATTTTCTCAGAAGTACTCCTCATGTGATCCTGGATCCCAcctcaacaccaccaccagtgtctagactccatagggagGTATCCTAGTTCGGCCGTTTACCTCACTTCCCCTTCAggtacatgaagtcatcactATGATGTCAAATTGCCAGAGACTTTGCAcctttctctttcattaaaacttgaaaataaattattgttaaacGCATATTAAGTCCTTCCTAATTGAAATACAGTTTATCTTGGCGGTGAAAGCTCTGCTAAAAAGATGTTCTCTTATAAGACAATTAAAACCAGCATTTGTGGTAGCATTAATTGCTTATCTAGAGTGTTGTCTGTTAAGATACTTGAGTTTATATCAGTGCAAGTATTGGTGGTTTCCATCAACACCTTTGGCTAATCAGAGACAAGCAGTGATGGAGCTTTGACATGAAGGGGaactttcttcccttttttctgaCCTGCTCTGCTCCACTGGTGGGGTTTTGTTGGCGAAGGGGAGGAGATAGAGaaaagggggagagagagagagagagagagggaggggaagaAAGAACTGGGTGGGACAGAAACCCCCCCTGCACACTCATGCACCCACGCTCACACACGCACATGTgcagacacacatgcatgcactcaTAAGTGCACACGGCTCTTCAAAGCCAAGTGGTTTTCATAGACATCCAATTACACTAAGAGATGACATCTGGTGAACTGCAGCAGATAAATAAGGTGAAAGGAAAGACAAGATTCAGTCACCTCAGAGAAACTCCAGATAACCAGAGAGTGCTCGGCTTATAGAGatagaggagagggagaggcaAAGGAAAGAGGGAGGGGGCCAAAAGAGAGGGAGCCACACACAGGAGGAAAGAAGAGAGGCAACTCACTGCTCCAGAGCTCAGAGAGGCAAAGACTGAGGAGAGATAGGGAGCTCAGCTCACTGACAAGAAGAAAGACGAGAACTACGGAGCTTGGTTACACACTCAAATAACTTCAAACCAGCTCCACTAACTACAagaaacagagacagggaaGAAGAGCAGGATAGAGCAAAGTCTggattttgtgacttttttgaTGGATTTCTCTGGACATTTAATGAGAAGCAGCAttaatccttttttaaacttcctgtttttatttattcactttgtACTGAGCAGAGAGGCATCTTTAATCCCGacctcctcctctgccttccTAAAAACAAATAGTTGGGAAGTAGATTTAAGCTGTATGTATGAATGAAGtgataaagtgtttttatttttggatttaGGTGTTTAGATTTGCAGTCAAACTTTTAAGAAAGGATATTCCCAGTTTGTGTGTGAATGAGTTACAAGAGGCAGAGAGCGGCAGTCTTGGGAAAAGGGGGGAGGAGGTGGTGAGAGGTCTTTGAGGCGAGCCCCCAGTTGTTCCCATCGTGAGGTGATCTGAGTTATGGATGTTGACGCATTCCTGCGGCGCTGCTGAGGAATAAACAGCACCGAGGACTACAGCAGAGTCAGCCACAACACCGCAGGCTTCAACCACCGGCAGCAGCTGCATCGCCATCTCCATCTAGAGCACCCAGAATCTGCCGCCACACATCGACTTCAAACAGGTCATTCTACAGGTTTCAGCACCAGCCGTCCCAGTGAGGGTGGGGGTCCCCGCGCAGAGGAGGTGTAGGCGGTCAGTCAGGGGGGGTTTCTCCCACTCTTGCTCCCTCTCCCTGCACCCAGCTCAGCATGCCCCAGCCCCTGAGCACCTCCACAGCTCTCCCAGCTCCACTACCATGTGTAGATGGACAGTGACACAAGGTGCACCGGTCGCCTGGTTCTCCTCCTGCCCCTGCCGCAGACCTCCTTCAcacttcctcctctcctttacctttctcctcctgcttctgctgctcagaccctcctcatcctcgccgctgtcagctctgtcagcagACTCTGAGAGGAACCACGATGCACAAGGAGGGAGCCCTCCTGACGTCTTCACCTCACCCGTTCCAGTTTACTCATCACCGCAGCCGCTGCACGCATCCTCCGCGAGGTTGCCAAGGGCGACCAATGTGTCATCGTCTTCGGCGACGGTCGTCGGGCGCCACGTGCGGAGCAGCTACAACCATCTACAGGGAGATGTGCGCAGGAGGAAACTTTTCTCCTATCAGAAATTCTTCCTTCGAATTGACAAGAAGGGGAAAGTTAATGGCACCAAAAGTGAGGATGATCCATACAGTAAGTCAACTCTTGTGCTTTATAAGTTCTTTGTTTATTAAATAGAGCTtacaagattaatcacattcaTCTCAATTGATCAAGTTCCACAATTATTGCAAAAGTGATGTATAATAagcccaccactgctccttaatgtctcatttaaaagtcaaaaaaaaaaaaaaaaaactcatctgCACTTTGTCTTATCAAACATCACCTTATTTGCTTTATAATCCATaataagttattttttccatggttaaacCCATGTTAAAATCTTCTGCCTTTAAGAGCAGGGAACCcatacccttagtttaagacagcagaaaaatccaaactgaccaaaaacagtTCTGAGTGTAATATAGTGGAATTTTACGATGCAATAGAAAGGATcaattgcaattaactacagaaattctcagattaatcacaattaaaacattaaatctcTTTTTACAGCACTAATTTAAACTATATATATGACTGAATATCTGTTATGTGGGTCATTTTGCATTTGAATTAgaagaaaagccaaaaaatgCACAGGGAAGTCCAATTTTTGAAGCCTTCAAAGCAACATTTTCATATCCTTTTATAGAAAAGGATCTCCTGATGCTCCTCTTCCTGTTGAAAGATGCATTCCTGTTTTCCCATCCTTCATAAACTGCGCACATTAAGACAGGTGACTGGGCAAGAGAACAAATAAAAGAGCTGCGTGATTTTCAGCCCTTTCCCCCATGTGCACAGGCAGCGTGCACATTTTCCAAACTGCAGACAGTTAGGGAAGGGAGTGCATGACAgtgcaagaggaaaaaaacaaaatgagtaagccaggaagacaaaaaaaagggaGATGAGCCCCTGGAACCAATTAGAAATTGCCCAGAGAAAGTTCTTCTTCTTTGAGGAAATATCTCAAACATGGCTATTACCAAACCCCTAGGGAGAATGACAAGTACTGTGGCTCCTTGCTGCTTTTGTGCAGCAGCTTTAATAGTAGTGGGCATATGCTAAGTCTGAGGTTGTACTGACTCACATGTAAAATAATAACCATGCAAATTCTGCTCTATTTATTCTGGTTTGTGCACTTTGAGGGCTGTGTAACATGATTTTAACCTTATTTATGCTGAGAGGGGTCACTGAGAACACatgctttttttgtcagcacCACTCAGCTTCATGTTCACCCAGGATAGACTTCAAGCTTTTAGTCCTCCAATGAGATGCAGCAAAAAACTCTACTTATGTCTTCAAGGAATCTTGGGATAGCTGTAGCATAGTTTCTGAGGGATTAAGGCAAATTATtgcaaaaaagactgaaaacagcTCACCACCACAGATTTATGTTAAAAAGTTAGCATGTTTCAGTCACTTAAAGCTACCATGTGAGCTATAAAGATTGTTCATAGGGGTTGCCAAAATCATGCAAAATGCCTGTAGTATCATCCTGCTTCCTTTAACTTTCATATGTATCACTTATCATGAATCTTTGCAATAGTAAATGAACAAATAGGCCCTTTCTGATAATCAACTGATGCCTACCCCTCATCAGCAGATTCAAGCATTAATAATAAGTATAAATATTCAGTCTTAatgctgatggtcttgtttgcatttaaagcttaaaaagagACAccagtattaatttcagtctgtttgataaacaaaacaaaacaaaaaaaaaacccgtgcaggagctttaaaaagcaaaaatgagctTCAAGTTCAGTCTTCCAAAAACTACTACTGAATTAATAGTTTTTTTGTGCATAAAAACCCAGAGATGAGCCCATAAcaacagatttattttgacaaatagcagttttttttatttaaagctatCATGCGGATTTGAACATTTGTCCACAGGGGTTGCCAAAATTGCACAAAGTAGAACCTCTTAATcgagtttttcctttttccttaaACCGCCATTTCATCACTAATCAAGACTCTTTGAAGTTGCACAAAAAGGCACTCTCTGCTAAACAACTGGCACCTACACCCCCTCGTCAACAGCTTAAGGCATCAATAATAACAATACAGAAAAGGTTCATTGCAATTCTGACagtattgttttcttttatagCTGAGAATGAGACACTggtattaatttcagtctatttaataaacatttaaaaaatcctcacaggagctttaaaaagcaGCCTGCCCTTTCAAAGCTATACATGTCTGTACTCCAGCAAATATACAGACTCTTAAGGGTCCTTATAATCGTTTATGACTGATGCAGAGCAGAAAATCAGCTGTGTTCATTCTGTACTCCACATCTTTATCTTCCAGTCAACCACATCTGGAAGTTGTCCAGCACTGCCACAGTCTGCAGCACCCTGAGGGCACATTGACAGTAGTTGTTGAGGGAGAACAGAACATTACTCCCACATTTACCTGCTCAGTTTCCGTGCCAGATCACTGAATTAAATGTCCAACACACGGGCAATTTCTGAAGATTATACAAGCTGCGATACGCCTACTGTACGAGTGTGAATCTGTGAGAGCATGTAATGTCTGTGTCTGGTCGTGAAACCTATATAAATGGAGCTTTATCACTAACACGGCATTATACATATGTCGTAGGTTTGAATGCATCTCTCTGTGGGTCTGCGGCGCTGTACAAGCCTCTCCTGCTAAGACGCACACACACCAGAGCACAGAGAGGCCAGTCTTGCACATGGCCTCCATATGGCAAAGCCCACTTTTATTAGGGCCAGGGCCAGTGTgaatatatgtgtgtttttgtgtgtgtgccacTCAGACACCAGGGCTCTGCCAGACATGGCTGAAGGAATTTCAATTAGCgtctcttcctccctcccctcGCCTGCAGTCCTCTCTAACACACATGTACGCACACTCACATACACTTAAACACACGTGCACATGAGAAGCTCAACCATTAGGGCTTGACGTGTCACTAACTATAACTGCATCAGGTCATGGCATTAGAAACACAATCCATCATTTTCAACAAGTCTGGCGTCTTGATTGAAAAAGTGGGTaagaacttttttaaaaacactttaatgtgAGGGGTTGAAGCCAAACTTTTCAGGTCAGTTTCTCTTGGCAGCTTATTTAGTAGGCATTTCATCAAGTATCTACCTGATATCGAGGGCAGATGTTTAACatgtttcagattaaaagaTAGTGTGTGGAAAGTTGGAGACAAACTTCTGCTTGAGATTTTAGCTGTGATGAAATAATGATAAAGTAACGTGTATCTGCAACCTATCATGTCATAGGTGCATAGACGGTGTTTGCCTCAATGCACAAGTCTGCACGTGCAACATTTTGTGCTCACCTCCTGTCTTAAATGTGCTCTGAAATCAGCAGAGAACAAATTGTACCCTTCAAACGAAACCAAACAGAATGATTAAATGCTCCATGTTTAACCAAGAACATAAATGTGGTTTTTGACATACAAGACATTGGATTTTTTCTGTAtgaacattatttttcattgcGTTGGttacttatttttatgtgttACGCTATGAATTACAACCCTGGTTACTCATACAGTCAAGATTTAGAGCATGTAGGGCCAAAATAACCACCTCAGAGCCTTACATAGAAGTCTAGACACTAAAGTTCTTTAATGCACTTTTCTGTGCTCATTAAAAACATgcctcttcttctttgcatgcaAAATTCCTGTACATGTAAAGCCTGACACAcatgaaaagttttaaaagatcTTTCCTGAGTTTGAAAATGTGAGAGACCTTGTGGTGTGGCATGCAATGACATTACACCACACTTTAACAGATTCCACTCTTAAAATTTGAATTCTCATGCATTTAAGCTAAGCCTGGCATGTGGTGAGCTGTTAGCCACCTGCTATATCctttgcaacagcaattttgctgcttgtcagttttacaggacaggcttttttaaacacttgTGTTGTCaccaaaaaaatcaagaagTTGCGCCTCCATTTCTAAAGTCCTTTTACTGTTTTGCTTGGGGTTCACTATtattgccatggctgtgtttgctgtgcttcctcaTTCATTCAGCTTGTTTCCTGAGGTTTGATTTCATGTCAGGGCAGCTCTGATTGTCTTCCAAGTAAATCAGAGAAGCAAAGATCACTCTTAGCCCCCCACAAAATCTGGCTAGATAATCTGTAGAACCATCAGATAGTCGGGCTAGAAATCAGAGCAGTGTTGTTATGGTATcagaatttaaattttaacatcattacagaaaaaaacaaatgaatgtgAAAGCTTTTTgatacaatgaaaaaaaaaatagaagccCTGCAGTGCAGGGATTCTGTACTATCTTAGTTGCACAAAAATTTAAGTTCACATTGTCTGCTGCTGATTATCCTTAGGTTGACCCTAAACTTTATCATTGACCCCACTGGAgctcttttttaagaaaaagctTCAAACTGACAAGTAGCAAGAGGGCATTTGTTGGCGTTGTTATCATGCTCTAGTAGTCTGGTAATGTTCAGGAGGTCAGTTTGCAAATGAGAGTCATTAGATGGTGTCAGAGGTGATGAAGAAGTTTCAGCTCCAGCTCTGGGGTCGACTCTCCTCCACAGTTGAGCCTTTCTAATCATGTTGTCAAAGCTAGGCGCAGTACATCATGTAAGACCTGTGCTGTGAATGTTTGATCACTGATACTTGTTTGTGTAAATTATCTTCCGTCCATGCACCCATCTCACCTCAGAATggccttcaaaataagacactCCCTAGTCTGAATATGCAAATCCCTGTAATGTGATTACACTGATCCTACTGCCACTaaccaaaaacaacagaacCATCCCTGTTCTCTTCCCTCAATCATCCACAGACTGTCACATCTTGTTTACAAGCATTGGAATAAAGCAATGAAACAAATGGACATGTGTTTGCAGTCAAACCGCAGACTTGTGGTCATGCGTAGCTCAATTAGTATCGAATGGTGCCAACTTGACCGCAGTCTGAGCTTTTGATTCGCACTGCGGCCACCCGGATCGTAGGAGCTGCCACACAAACTTATTGTTGACATTTATCACAGCGGACATGTAACCCACTGACATGAATAAATCGAATACGGCACTATTTATGGAGAGGCTAACACACTGGATGTTATTCTGATTTAGTGCAGGCTGTCCATGTCCGGGGTAATTACACTGGACTGCCCCCCCTGGTTTGACCTCTACCTATTGACCCGAGTCAGGAAGCTTTGTTAATGGAAAGGTCAGCACTACACATAACACGTCACTTTGAGATGTTACTCTGGCACCGTTACTTATGTGGTGGAGCCAAACTTCACATTCTAAATTAAGATCAATCATTTAAATGTGTAGGAAAGCAACACTCTGCTGGTGATGCCTTTCTTTTAGGGGAAGTaacgttttttttaaatgtttgtttttaatggcgcaattaaaaacaaaaagaaaacgtACCATTATCTGTTATATTGTTGCATAAAGACTGCTTTCCAAAGaaaattaacatattttaaggctttttttaGGATATAAGAGCAAGACAACACAAGGCATAGCAGATAACTTCATAACAGATGTGAAATCCATGGAAAAAGGCAGGTTAGTCCTTTTTATATTAGCATTTTTATATCTCAAAATAATAGGCACAAATCCTATTTTCAAATTGGTTAATGTTGGTCTTAACCATGCAGTGTTGGAtcttaattaaaaaatgctaatttatgaaaatattCCTACAATGttaggttttctttttttacgtaatacttatttaaaacaataaagaacAACCTTTATATTTGGTTTATTGAAGAATGTTGTATGCTTCCATCTTATTAAGATAAGACATCACtgcattttgcttcttttcttcTCAATCCAGTTTAccctctgtgtttgcacacagccttGCAGTCTCATACCCTTATGTGGGcataaaagttttatttttcctatGAGGAAAAAACGTGCGCAAGCTTCCAGCTTACTAGCACATGGTATTCATCATTTTGTGATCATAACTGTGAAGAATTCTGCAGTTTAAGAACACATCATGAATCACATGTATATTTCCCTAACTTTCTCTTGAGAGTCATGTTGTAGAAATCTTGAGAAGATATTTGtaaaacaggtttatttgttCAATGAAGATTTCAGAGGCTATAATCCGTATTCCAAAAAAAAGGGATGTTTCAGATTATTGAGAGGATGCATGTGATTAGCTGGCTAAATGTTAAAAGTGTATCTTTCTATAGTTAGCTCCAAAACTACTAGCAGGCaaactaaatatttaaattttttatcagttaaatATGCCATCTAAACTGTAATGCCATCACCCACCACCTGTTGCCACTTTAGATCTTATTAATGGCTGACCCATGCTGTTATAAAATTCTTTTACTTGATGTAAACAACTGTGGATtgatagcactgatagcatctaACAGTACGATTAACACTACTGAGTCTACAAGATGGGGATTAAGTTCTATgtaggctgtgtcaggttatacttaCAAGCAATGAGTAACATATTCACAACAGGATTGTGGAttttaacctgcaaagaggatctTTTACCAACTGCTGATGTGATTTTGTCTTCGATAGACAGTGCTCAGCTCAAGCGTTTCTGGGTGATTACTCAGCTGTAAACTAGTCAACTAAACACAAATTTGCATTTCATCAGATGTGAATTTATTTGCCTGGAAACACAATTAGagtaaacatcatttttttgtctctttaacatGAACTCATGATCCATAAAGACTAAATGTGTTTTAGAAACATCTGCCCAAAGTTCTTAAAAACCTTAGACGTTGCTTCTTACTCTCCTCTCAACGTCCATTAACCTACAATGACTCAGCAAACTAGGTGAAATTGTTGCAAGTTCTTCCCATTCCTGATTTTCTCCCCCTAACATCTTGAAATTGTTCCCAGTCTCgcttgttttttctgtttctgtacGTCTTATTTTGCTCCTCGCGCTGCGCCTGATGAGCGGGGTTTAGGGTTCTCGTGGGAAAAGGTAACAGTGTGGCCCATAAAAGAGAGTTATGAGGAGGTGCTGGATGCTCCAGAGGTTAGTGTCAGCGTTGCTTTTCATTCAAAGTTACTCTGACATCTTCATGGACTCTTGTCTACATGAGCCGTAAATAAAAGTGGTGAGCCAACGTCACCGCACAGCCTTGTTCAGGAAACACTGAACCTATCATTGAGGCTCCTAAAGCTGCCAGGGCAGAGTTTAACGTCGGCCATTACATCCAGCTGTACTCTGAAAACATACAATAAACATATACTACCTGCACACTCCCTCCTATGTTTACTCCCTCTGATCTTCTCTCCACCAAGCATGTCTGTGGTTCAAACAAACTCAAACCGCTCATCGTTAAAAAGAATTAGTGTGTCTAATGACATGATAACATCTTACAGGATCTGCCTGTATGGACAGAGAgagcaaatgtttgtttttatctaaaaaagCAGCAGGAGTCTGGATCAAATCATGTCAGCTCTGATTCATGACTCCTTTACTGGAATCCACGGAGAAAACACTGACAACGTCATGAATAAGCATTACGTAATATTGATTATTATCTTACGTAAGAGCAGCGTTATTTCACTGTCATTTGTCTTTTACAAATTGGAAATATTTAAAGGAGAATAAAGCCAGgccaaaacatcaaaaacactcAGTTAACTGTCAAGAATGAGAGACTAACAGGTCATTTACTGGGATTTACTGGGAGTAAAAGACACTTCACTTAAATTATTATGTAATCTGAACAAATGAGTTAATAGCAGACATGAAGAACAGAACACTTAAAAGCAGACTTTTTTACTCTTggacaatttattttttatttggttgGTATTATCAGGAACTTCAGGATTTTTTTACAGGCTCTAATATTATTACCTTGCaataatattatcattattgttatcacTGGGCCCGACAGAGCAGGCAGCCTGTTTCTCATCAGCTGTCCTCTCAAATGCAAATACAAATTTGCTTTTTATGTAGCCTGTAGCATTGAATTGATTTCAGTGCTATACAACACAACCTATACAACCTTTGCAGAGCACTTGAGATGATATGTTGACATTTGTGcattaacctcctaagaccctgcatctACAGTTGAGGAAATTGTATTTTAGTTTTCCTACAACACAATCATTATTTCTGCTATTGGAATTTTTGGGATCATTATCTGGAAAATCAATTCAAGTTtgagtaatttgcttgaaatgggAGAATTTTCTA encodes the following:
- the LOC121525266 gene encoding fibroblast growth factor 10-like — protein: MTSGELQQINKSTQNLPPHIDFKQVILQVSAPAVPVRVGVPAQRRCRRSVRGGFSHSCSLSLHPAQHAPAPEHLHSSPSSTTMCRWTVTQGAPVAWFSSCPCRRPPSHFLLSFTFLLLLLLLRPSSSSPLSALSADSERNHDAQGGSPPDVFTSPVPVYSSPQPLHASSARLPRATNVSSSSATVVGRHVRSSYNHLQGDVRRRKLFSYQKFFLRIDKKGKVNGTKSEDDPYSILEIKSVDVGVVAIRGLSSNYYLAISKKGELYGARDFGPDCRLIERIEENKYNTYASAEWRNKKKHMFVGLNANGKPMRGKKTRRKNTATHFLPIVVQPR